In Tenebrio molitor chromosome 6, icTenMoli1.1, whole genome shotgun sequence, one genomic interval encodes:
- the LOC138132963 gene encoding uncharacterized protein produces the protein MAYSMLECPKLHNTKSLKFYPEEYDHHVSFRHKNLPPDFELTVENYAEHNKSKYTKEEKKNYSVQAKTSAHKKCPIYIHNFNEANQNDGDSVLKNRKKSKNKQKSVIEKLEETYWANWKPDKYDTKKSNSPEIQVIKSAPGRRRKIKVYPETTVEEILDPTSQVEMKSKMKTISSKSEEIQTDDLPIPPKTEEENTADSIEESPQVEETFPDEKFLKHTDSFVLNVKKQKEEKEHFDQPKCIRLYKKPGKMSSKNFIKGGSYPLKSCLKKEGNLTKGSSRLTRPGSPIIVSSNYTKGKYGKSHRH, from the exons ATGGCGTATTCAATGTTGGAATGTCCTAaattacataatacaaaatCTTTGAAATTCTATCCAGAAGAATAC GATCATCATGTATCTTTTCGACATAAAAATTTACCCCCGGATTTTGAACTGACAGTGGAAAATTACGCGGAACACAATAAGTCCAAGTATACtaaagaagagaaaaaaaattactctgtCCAAGCGAAGACTTCGGCACACAAGAAATGCCCGATTTACATTCACAATTTTAACGAAGCGAATCAAAATGACGGCGATTCTGTTCTCAAAAACCGcaagaaatcaaaaaacaaacaaaaatcggTCATCGAAAAGTTGGAAGAAACGTATTGGGCTAACTGGAAGCCTGATAAATACGAcacgaaaaaatcaaattcccCCGAAATTCAGGTTATAAAGAGTGCCCCGGGTAGAAGACGGAAAATTAAAGTGTACCCCGAGACGACGGTGGAAGAAATTTTAGACCCCACAAGTCAAGTGGAAATGAAAAGCAAAATGAAGACGATTTCTAGTAAATCTGAAGAAATCCAGACCGACGACCTTCCCATTCCTCCGAAGACGGAAGAAGAAAACACTGCAGATTCGATCGAAGAGAGTCCACAAGTGGAGGAGACATTTCCAGACGAGAAGTTTCTGAAACACACCGATTCTTTCGTCCTGAATGtcaagaaacaaaaagaagagaaGGAACACTTTGACCAGCCGAAGTGCATAAGACTGTACAAGAAGCCTGGCAAGATGTCCTCGAAGAATTTTATCAAGGGCGGTTCGTATCCGCTCAAGTCGTGCTTGAAAAAAGAAGGTAACTTGACTAAGGGCAGTAGCAGATTGACTCGCCCCGGCAGTCCGATAATCGTCTCTAGCAACTACACCAAGGGTAAATACGGCAAATCGCATCGACACTGA
- the LOC138132962 gene encoding malate dehydrogenase, mitochondrial-like, with translation MFFFKSKITRRILTNPILYRRLTSLICPPPPSEPIVTVLDATSSVGVNLALLLKQNSHIKELRLYDEDSDTHPLAEDLNDIDTRTKVVPFTCRCLREAIKGVHLVISTGGCQNKIGQTQRELFDKNLDNVRNAAIFLAEFNPAAVYCIAKPPVEALVPMVSEEYKKAETYDPRKIIGVTTVASMVANTLIAYHLRRDPADVHCPVIGGLSPKTTIPVISQTKPTVEYNSKIYSKLQDAVANAEETLLSKGAMFCFSKAVAISRFVNLVLKALKGDKKAVECAFVAQTGHIGDFLPYMTSIVKLGSHGVASTHMPKINEFEIARLRAAMPHILENVLLGQTFLHGDFSLPSKFKIKKSCDALLKEKVQECNLRAGIPCSN, from the exons GCCCCCGAGCGAGCCCATCGTGACAGTACTGGACGCCACGAGCAGCGTCGGTGTAAACCTCGCCCttcttttaaaacaaaactccCACATCAAAGAGCTGAGACTCTACGACGAAGACTCGGACACGCACCCCTTGGCCGAAGATCTGAACGACATCGACACCCGAACGAAAGTGGTACCGTTCACTTGTAGATGTTTGAGGGAAGCCATAAAG GGGGTGCACTTGGTGATTTCCACCGGAGGCTGCCAGAACAAAATCGGACAGACTCAGAGGGAACTGTTCGACAAAAATTTAGACAACGTTAGGAACGCCGCAATTTTTTTGGCGGAGTTTAATCCCGCTGCCGTTTACTGCATTGCTAAACCTCCCGTCGAAGCTTTGGTCCCCATGGTTTCGGAA GAGTACAAGAAAGCTGAGACCTACGACCCGAGAAAAATCATCGGAGTGACGACTGTTGCGTCGATGGTGGCGAACACTCTCATCGCTTACCACTTGAGGAGGGACCCCGCCGATGTACACTGTCCTGTCATCGGCGGCTTGAGCCCCAAAACTACAATCCCCGTCATCTCCCAAACCAAACCTACTGTAGAATACAATTCG AAAATTTACTCGAAACTGCAGGACGCCGTGGCAAACGCCGAAGAGACTTTGCTGTCGAAAGGGGCGATGTTTTGCTTCTCGAAAGCAGTCGCGATTTCGCGATTCGTAAATTTGGTTCTCAAGGCGCTGAAAGGTGATAAAAAGGCAGTGGAATGCGCATTCGTGGCCCAGACTGGCCACATCGGAGACTTCCTACCCTACATGACGTCCATAGTTAAATTAG GCTCTCACGGGGTGGCGTCCACACACATGCCAAAAATCAACGAATTCGAGATAGCTCGTCTGAGAGCTGCGATGCCTCACATTCTGGAAAACGTCCTTCTGGGTCAGACCTTCTTACATGGAGACTTCTCCTTGCCGtccaaattcaaaataaaaaagagcTGCGATGCCCTCTTGAAGGAGAAAGTGCAAGAGTGCAATCTGCGTGCCGGTATACCCTGTTCTAATTGA